Genomic window (Drosophila sulfurigaster albostrigata strain 15112-1811.04 chromosome 2R, ASM2355843v2, whole genome shotgun sequence):
TACATATCGATAGCTCGATAAATGTGTTGAAATGGGCTAAGAAAACAGCCAGAAAGCCAATTCCGCTTGTTGTAAGTCTCTCTCACCTAGAAATCGCATTTTCTGGACGGTCTGCACATCATGGAAGTGGATCAGCTAACCCTGGCCGATGTGGTCTTCGTAATCGAGAGCAGCGCCATCAATGGCGCCTACATCAACGAGCTGAAAACCAATTACATTCTACCCACTTTGGAGCACTTCACACAAGGCTCAATTGACGAACGCGAATTCCTAATCGCTGAACGTTATGCGACACTTTACGGTATCGTTACCTACAGTACAGCGGCGAATTTGCTCGAGCCTGTGTGCGCCACCTATGGTCCATTTGTGCAGCCCCAGAAAGTGATTGAAACCATCGAACGCTTGCCTTTGGTTGGTGGTGGCATGGAATCGCATGGCCATATGGCCGAAGGACTTGCTGCCGCTCACGGATGCTTCGACGAGATGAACGAACAACGGCACATGCTGGAGCAGGCGAACCTACAACGTCACTGTATTCTCATCTGTAACAGTCCTCCATATCAGATGGCTGTGAATGAATCTTGGAAATACAAAGGTAAATCTTGTGAACAATTAGCAGCACTGTTCAATGAACGCAAGATCAATCTATCGATCATTGCGCCTCGCAAAATACCCGTGCTCTTCAAGCTTTACATGAAGGCGGATGGTGATCAGCCCATTACAACCAAAAACTATGCCAAAAACATACGGCATCTGGTGCTGCTCAAGGGCTACAGTCTTAAAGAGCGCGCGCCGAGTCCGAACAGCATGGCGGCAGCAGTGAATAATCAAATGGTTGCACCACCGCAGGCTCAAGCGACCGCCGCAGCAGTGCTCAACAACGGTCAGCAGGCGGTGCAGGGCCAGAACATTCCCATGGAGACGAACacagtgcaacaacaacagcagcagcagcaaccaggtGGTCctccacaacaacagcaacaacaacagcagcagcaacagcaggtgATGAATATGAACAATATGCAAggaccacagcagcagcaacaacctgGCGCTGTGCCAAATCCGGGTCTTTTGAatgcacaacagcagcagcaactcatgcaacagcagcagcaacaacaacagcagcagcaacagcaatttatGCCgaatcaaatgcaaaatgccaaCTTTCCGCAGGGCGTTGTGCCCGGCCAGAATCGTTGGATGTATCCCAATCAGCCCGGTCAGCGTCCGCCGTTTATGCAGGGAGGTGGCAACAACATGCCCATGCAGCCGCAACAAAATGCCAATCCTGCTTTAATGTCACGTATTAGTGGACCGCCCAATCAAACAGTCAAttcactgcagcagcaacaacagcagcaacaacaacaacaacagcaacaattgcagcagcagcagcaacagcagcaaagaaTACACATGATGAACCAACAACAGTACAatcaattgcagcaacaactggcacagcaacagcagcagcaacatccccaacagcagcagcaacaacacccacagcagcaacagcagcagcaggttaATCCAAATGCGAATGCCAACATGATGCCAGCTGTTTCAAGTGCCGGCAATGTGCCAACGctccagcagcaaacaaatccgcaacagcagcaacagcccaatcaacaacagcagcagcagcaacaacagcagcagcaaccacaggaACAAGCATCGATACGCGAAAAGATCTGGACGGGCATTCTCGAATGGTCGGAGAAGGCGAAAAACGATCAGCAAAAGATTCCGCATACCTTGCAATGCACCGTTTGCACCAACATCAAGGATGGAGAGCCTGAAATCAAGGCGGACAATTGGCCCTCCAAGTTGTTGATGCAACTGATGCCCAAACATTTGGTGGGCAACATTGGCGGACAGTTTTTGAAGGACTCCAAGATGGTGGTGTTTCGTCCGACGCCAGGCGAGGCGCTCGATTCATTAGCCAAAATGATGACATCCGGCTTTGCAGGCTGTGTACATTTCTCGGCCATGGGCAATACACCAGCGTGCGACATTAAAGTGCTCATCCTGCTGTATACACCGGATCGCAATGCATTCCTTGGTTTTATACCCAACAATCAGACGATGTTTGTGGAGCGTTTGCGTAAGGTGATACAGCAGAAGCAATCTCATGGCaatatgcagcagcaacaacaacaggtgcaacagcaacaacagttgccacaacaacagcaacagcagcagatgcaacaaatgctgcaacagcagcaacagcaacaaggcaAATCACCAATggaattgcagcagcagcaacaacagcaacaaatgcagcAGGATAattcacagcaacagcagcagcaaccgcattATAATCAATATGCACAGCTCAACATGCAGATGAGCGGCGGACCAGGTGGCAATGGTGGCATGCAaccacaaatgcaaatgaatatgatgcaacagcagcgcatGCCCCTCGGCGTCCCAGTTGGAGGACCCAATCCCaatctgcagcagcaattgcaacagcaacaacaggtgCCTCCCAATGTGGCagcaatgcagcagcagcaacagcagcgcatgGTGCGCCCCATGCTGGGCAATAACAATCCAGGACTGCGCCAGTTGCTCCAACACCAGACGCCGGGCAATCAGTTTCGTCCCCAGATGGGTGGACAGCCCAATCAAATGGGCGCTGGCGGGCCGATGGTCGGCAATCGCAACTTTGACGATGGCGGATATGAATTTATGTAGAGTTGTTCTTTTAGAATatgtgtgttt
Coding sequences:
- the LOC133838838 gene encoding mediator of RNA polymerase II transcription subunit 25 yields the protein MEVDQLTLADVVFVIESSAINGAYINELKTNYILPTLEHFTQGSIDEREFLIAERYATLYGIVTYSTAANLLEPVCATYGPFVQPQKVIETIERLPLVGGGMESHGHMAEGLAAAHGCFDEMNEQRHMLEQANLQRHCILICNSPPYQMAVNESWKYKGKSCEQLAALFNERKINLSIIAPRKIPVLFKLYMKADGDQPITTKNYAKNIRHLVLLKGYSLKERAPSPNSMAAAVNNQMVAPPQAQATAAAVLNNGQQAVQGQNIPMETNTVQQQQQQQQPGGPPQQQQQQQQQQQQVMNMNNMQGPQQQQQPGAVPNPGLLNAQQQQQLMQQQQQQQQQQQQQFMPNQMQNANFPQGVVPGQNRWMYPNQPGQRPPFMQGGGNNMPMQPQQNANPALMSRISGPPNQTVNSLQQQQQQQQQQQQQQLQQQQQQQQRIHMMNQQQYNQLQQQLAQQQQQQHPQQQQQQHPQQQQQQQVNPNANANMMPAVSSAGNVPTLQQQTNPQQQQQPNQQQQQQQQQQQQPQEQASIREKIWTGILEWSEKAKNDQQKIPHTLQCTVCTNIKDGEPEIKADNWPSKLLMQLMPKHLVGNIGGQFLKDSKMVVFRPTPGEALDSLAKMMTSGFAGCVHFSAMGNTPACDIKVLILLYTPDRNAFLGFIPNNQTMFVERLRKVIQQKQSHGNMQQQQQQVQQQQQLPQQQQQQQMQQMLQQQQQQQGKSPMELQQQQQQQQMQQDNSQQQQQQPHYNQYAQLNMQMSGGPGGNGGMQPQMQMNMMQQQRMPLGVPVGGPNPNLQQQLQQQQQVPPNVAAMQQQQQQRMVRPMLGNNNPGLRQLLQHQTPGNQFRPQMGGQPNQMGAGGPMVGNRNFDDGGYEFM